From one Triticum urartu cultivar G1812 chromosome 3, Tu2.1, whole genome shotgun sequence genomic stretch:
- the LOC125545130 gene encoding ABSCISIC ACID-INSENSITIVE 5-like protein 2 produces the protein MGSRKMASQPGRGTGGGGDAGTSQRGQVQSLARQGSLYSLTLDEVQNHLGEPLQSMNLDELLRTVFPDDMEPDGATTSQYVPSSSLLRQGSITMPTELSKKTVDEVWKGIQDAPKRSVQGSGRRKRERQPTLGEMTLEDFLVQAGVVSQGFLKDTSDAGNLGLVGREATAAGAADLTSGAQWLGHYQQQIAAAAIDTHQHGQQIVPAAYMPIQFVPQPLNVVGPGATLGSAYSDGQSTSPMISPISDSQTPGRKRGVSGDVPNKFVERRQKRMIKNRESAARSRARKQAYTNELENKVSRLEEENERLKKQKELNMMLCSVPLPEPKYQLRRTCSAAF, from the exons ATGGGGAGTCGGAAAATGGCGTCACAGCCCGGGCGCggcaccggcggcggcggcgacgctgGGACGTCGCAGCGCGGGCAGGTGCAGAGCCTGGCGAGGCAGGGGTCTCTGTACAGCCTCACCCTCGACGAGGTGCAGAACCATCTGGGAGAGCCCCTGCAGAGCATGAACCTCGACGAGCTGCTCAGGACCGTGTTTCCTGACGACATGGAGCCCGATGGCGCGACCACCAGCCAGTATGTGCCGAGTTCAAGCCTCCTGCGCCAGGGCAGCATCACGATGCCGACCGAGCTCAGCAAGAAGACGGTGGATGAGGTGTGGAAGGGCATCCAGGATGCGCCCAAGAGGAGTGTCCAGGGGAGTGGCCGGCGCAAGCGGGAGAGGCAGCCCACACTCGGGGAGATGACACTCGAGGATTTCTTGGTCCAAGCAGGGGTTGTTTCCCAGGGATTTCTCAAGGACACGAGCGATGCTGGCAATTTGGGTCTGGTGGGGAGAGAGGCTACAGCAGCCGGAGCCGCAGATTTGACATCGGGAGCACAGTGGTTAGGCCATTACCAGCAGCAGATTGCAGCTGCAGCCATCGACACTCATCAGCATGGCCAGCAAATTGTGCCAGCTGCTTATATGCCCATTCAGTTTGTCCCTCAGCCGCTGAATGTTGTTGGCCCTGGTGCCACTCTGGGGTCTGCTTACTCTGATGGCCAGAGTACATCACCAATGATCAGTCCAATCTCTGATTCTCAGACACCTGGGAGAAAGCGTGGTGTATCAGGAGATGTCCCCAATAAGTTTGTGGAGAGAAGGCAGAAGAGGATGATCAAGAATAGGGAGTCGGCTGCACGTTCAAGGGCTAGGAAACAG GCCTACACCAATGAACTCGAAAACAAGGTATCCCGTTTAGAAGAGGAGAATGAGAGGCTAAAGAAGCAAAAG